The Diospyros lotus chloroplast, complete genome genome includes the window AGCTCAGCTGGTAGAGCAGAGGACTGAAAATCCTCGTGTCACCAGTTCAAATCTGGTTCCTGGCACATGATTAATTTGTATGAATATCTATTCGACAACTTAATTGATATGGATCGAGATCCATATCAATTAATAGTCTAGATTCGAATCCATATTTTTATCCATCTAGGTGTTTAGAGATATACCCCATCTGTTTTATAGATGGGTAAAGAATATATTTTATTAAAGGTATGTAAAAAATTAGACTCTATTTCCTCTTCTTTTTTAGTTCTCCTCTTGCTCAAAAAGAATGTTAATACTTCATACAAATATACATATTTGAAAGGTTAAATTAGTTGGTTGAAAAACCCCAAAGTAACGTCTAGTCTATAGGAGTTGAAGGATGGGAATAAACAAGATTCAGTTCAGATACAGTACAAATAAATCAAATCCGATCCCCTTTCGTTTCTTTGTATTTTCGTTCATATTCTATTTCTTCATTCCCTCCTACATGACTTTCCAGAACCCGTCTAAATGACGTGCGTAGTACAAAGTTCATAATGCAGAATTCGTTTGGTTTATCCTATTAACTTTAACTCGGCTCATCCGAAATAAGTATCTTCCAAATTTGAGAATCCCAATGATATTGTCTTTTCTTTTTTTTCTTGTTGTTAGCCCATTCATACCATAAGACAAATGAAACTTCAATTTCTTTGTTTAATCTTGAACAGAACGTACAATCCTTGAATTGGAATTGTCGAAGTGAAGATTAGTTTCTTATCATTCAATGAGCATCTTGTATTTCATAAAAATTGGGGGCAATATAATCCTTACGTAAAGGCCATCCTATCCAACTTTCAGGCATTAAGATACGTTTCAAGCGCGGATGATTATCATAAGAGATTCCCAACATATCATAAGATTCCCGTTCTTGAAAATCCACACTTTTCCAAACCCAGAAAACAGACGGAATTCTAGGGTTCCTCCTTGGGGCAAATACTTTTATGCACACCTCTTCTGGTTGATCTACACCATCCTCTATTCTCGTAAGATGATAAACACTAGCTAATAGGCCGCCAGGTGCTACATCATAGGCGCATTGGGAACGTAGATAATTGTAACCATATACATATAAAATGACAGCAATGGAATGCCAATCCTCGGGCTTTATTTGTAAAGTCTCTATTCCTTGGTAATCAAAGCCCAAAGATCTATGAATTATCCCATGCTTGACTAGCCAAGCAGACAAACGACCCTGCATCTTTTTTATCTCTCCCGCATTTTTATTTGTATAAGTATTTCAAATTTACGATGAAATTTATGAAGATTGAACCGCTACTTCTTATTCTGTAGAAAAGGATTCGATCTAATTCACTAATTCAGGGGAGGATACTGAACTTTTGTATTTGAAAAATATTTCACGGGGGATTTCTGAAGTTGATGGTGGTTGATAAAGTAATCCTTGATTATAATTTCCAGTATTCATACTGCGTCCAATATGAAACTTGTGATTGGTAGTAAAACACCGATTCTCCTGTTGAGACTTAATTCTATCTTCATAAATTTCACGAGATATTTTCTTACGAAGTTTTGTTATAGCATCTATAACTGCTTCTGGTTTAGGTGGACAGCCTGGCAAATAAACATCCACAGGAATTAGTTTATCAACTCCCCGAACAGTACTATAAGAATCGGTGCTGAACATCCCCCCTGTAATTGTACATGCTCCCATAGCAATAACATATTTTGGTTCAGGCATTTGCTCATATAATCTCACTAAAGAAGGAGCCATTTTCATTGTTACTGTTCCGGCTGTTAAAATGAGGTCTGCTTGTCTAGGACTCGATCTTGGTACCAGTCCATAACGATCAAAGTCGAATCGTGAGCCTATTAGTGAAGCAAATTCAATGAAGCAACAACTAGTACCATAGAGAAGGGGCCATAAACTAGAGAGTCTTGACCAATTTGAAAGATCATTTAATGTAGTTGAAATAACCGAATTTTGGGTTATTCGATCAAGTAAGGGAAACTCAATGGAATTCATAACTGTTTCAATCTTTTTTTTTTCTTTTTATTGTCTGAATATTCAGGAGCTAAGACCATTCCAATGCCCCCTTTCGCCATGCATAAACTAAACCAACAATTAAGATAAGCACGAAAATTAAAGCTTCTATAAATACAGATAGACCCAATACATCGAAACTCATTGCCCATGGATAAAGAAAAACCGTTTCAACATCAAAAACAACAAAAACTAGAGCAAACATATAATAACGAATTCGAAATTGTAACCAAGCGTCGCCCATTGGTTCTATACCTGATTCATAACTAGAAAGTTTCTCCGGTCCTTTGCTAATCGGGGCTAAAACTCCGGAAATAAAAAATGCCAAAATAGGAATAAGACTTGATATTATTAGAAATGCCCAAAAAATATCATATTCGTAAAGCAGAAACATAAACGCACTCCTATGAATGTGGAAAATAGATCCGATTAGTTGATTTGAATTAGACTTGTCAAGACATCCATAACTCTTTAGTCAAAACAAACAAGAATTCATTTTGATCGAATCGGCGAGTTTCGTTTGTTTACTCTCAGGCATGTCTCGTTTCAAGATTCATCGACTCGAATCCTATTTCCATTAAACTTATTTCTTTCGATATAATTTTATTTCGATACAGTTAGTATAAATAGATATTGATCTTATACAAATAAAATTCTCTTGTTACCTAGGATTCTCTCTAACGAAAAGCAATTCTAATTAAAATCCTATTTATATTTAGGATTTTCAATATTTTTCTTTTTTTTTTATGTTTATTTTTTTTTTATGTTTATAAAATTTTATGTTTATGAATAGAATTAGAGGCGGTCTTTTTGTCTCTTTTTTTTTAGTGATAGAATAGAGCAAGTAGTCAGATGGAAGAGAATGTCTCGAAATTTCCATTGCAGGATTTAGAATATATTGGTGCTGGTCTATTCTTTTTATTAAAATCCAAGTGGAAGAGTTTATATTAATTGGATAAAGAAGACTGCCCCTTTGGTGCTTTGCTAGGTAAGGTATACGAAGAAAAAGTTTATTTGACATTGTTGACAATGGTTACAATAAAACTGACCAAAGCTATTCGTTTTTCAAGCTTTAGCTTGTGTACAAATCCAGCAGGTCATTCCTAGATCAAATCGAATTACTATTCGATTTGGGTTGGGTTAGATTGGAGTTTTTAAGAGGGCTCATGGCATCATTTTGCCTTCAAAAATTCACCAGGATTAGGTATACCAAAGAAAAAGAATATCACTAACTCTTGTAATTCACCTATGAAGATTAATGACGAAAGGTCGGTTTGTCCAAGATTGGAAAAATATCGATTGGATTCATTGAAATACTTTTTGCTTTTTTATGTTCTGCTCTAAATGATCCCCGTGAGTCAGCTTATAAAAATGATTTTTTCTTTCGCTGAACCGACTGACCAATTACAAACAACAAACAATAAAAATAAAAATTCTACAATTTTCATTTTATTTTAATTTGTTAGGGCTATACGGACTCGAACCGTAGACCTTCTCGGTAAAACAGATCAAACTGATTATTATCAAAATGATCCGAACTGTTTCAAAGACCCAACATGCATTTTTTTTGCATTGGGCTCTTTCATTAACTGATGGAAATATCAGCCAGTCTGCCATATTTTTTCTTGACAGAAAAATAAGGAGATGGCTCCCCGTGCTCTGATTCATTATTTGGATTTTGATCCAGGAGCACTACCAAAGTGTTTCAAAAAAGGGTTATCTTGACGTAGGTCTGCCTCTGGCCTAGATCAACCTAAGTTAAATAAAGTCTCTATCGCTCTGTCTCAAAATCAAATATGAAACTTTATACACCTTAAAGTTCATAGGACGAAAAGAGATTTTTTTGAGGTCCTTATACTCATTATGCCTAGCATTGAATAGACTGAATATTCACCTTATCAATATCTCAAATCAATGATGGGTTCGGTTTGGCACCTAAATTGAATGGGCACCTGAATCGGGCCGGACCATTTGTCAGGCTATTGTTCCCTCAAAGTTATGGAGTAAGACATCGATTTTTCAATACGATCAATTCTTTTGATTGCATGATGGACTCCCCTGAAAAACATTGGCGCGCGTGTAAACGAGGTGCTCTACCAACTGAGCTATAGCCCTTAGTGCTTGTGATATATATTTTATCATGGAGATAATTTCTTGTCAAGATGACTATTTCATGATCCAACATCATAGCTATTTGATTGGTATTGCTTATAAGTAATATGATATTTATAATTCATCGATGCGATAGGTCCCGTTGGGTTCTCTTTGAGATGATAAATGACCTACTTAACTCAGTGGTTAGAGTATTGCTTTCATACGGCGGGAGTCATTGGTTCAAATCCAATAGTAGGTACAACTTATTAGACACCAGAGTCAATGGTATCTAATAAGTTTTTCTATCCACCTTCTTTTATTGATTTTTTTTTATTTTTTTCTATTTCATTTTTCTCATTTTTTTTTGTTGCATTAAAATCTGATCCCGCTTGATTGGATTTGATTGAATTCAATTGACAGAATCAAAATAGGGTGTATAAACAGAACTTCTTTTAATTATTCGGACGCACCAACTAGACTAGTTACGAAATCCCATTGATAGCTTCGACTCGTGTCCTAGCTCGTCTGAGAGCTAGATTTGCCTCAATTATTTGTCTCTTGCCTTCAGCTTTCTTCAAATTAGCTTCTGCTATTTCAAGAGTTTGCTGAGCTTCTTGTGGATCAATGTCACTACTCTTCTCCGCATCATTTACTAAAATAGTGATATCATTATTACCTATTCTAGCAAAACCGCCCATCAGAGCCATCCTTAACCATTGATCGTTAAGGCGTATTCTCAAAATACCTATATCTACAGCTGTGGCAATAGGGGCGTGATTTGGTAATACGCCAATTTGTCCACTATTAGTAGATAAAATGATTTCTTTCACTTCGGAATCCCAAACAATTCGATTAGGGGTCAGTACACAAAGATTTAAGGTCATTTCTTCAAATTGCTCTCCATTTCTAAGTTCATAGCCTTCGCGGTAGCTTCATCGATGTTACCTACCAAATAAAAGGCCTGTTCAGGAAGACCATCTAATTCTCCGGAAAGGATTAATTGAAACCCTCTAATTGTTTCTGCTAGACCAACATATTTCCCCGGGGACCCGGTAAATACTTCTGCTACGAAAAAAGGTTGTGATAAAAAACGCTCAATTTTTCGTGCTCGTGCTACGGTTAAACGATCATCTTCAGATAATTCGTCCAATCCAAGGATAGCTATAATGTCCTGAAGTTCTTTGTAACGTTGTAAAGTTTGCTTAACTCTTTGCGCAGTTTCATAATGTTCCTCACCAACGATCCGAGGTTGAAGCATAGTTGACGTTGAATCTAAAGGATCTACTGCTGGATAGATACCTTTGGCAGCTAATCCTCTTGATAGTACGGTCGTAGCATCTAAATGTGCAAATGTCGTAGCAGGAGCAGGGTCGGTTAAATCGTCTGCCGGTACATAAACTGCTTGGATAGAAGTTATGGACCCTTCTTTAGTAGAAGTAATTCTTTCTTGTAAAGTACCCATTTCGGTACTAAGGGTGGGTTGATAACCCACAGCGGAAGGCATTCTACCCAATAAGGCGGATACTTCGGATCCCGCTTGGACAAAACGGAAGATATTGTCGATAAATAGAAGTACGTCTTGTTCATTAACATCTCGGAAATATTCCGCCATAGTTAGGGCAGTCAAACCAACTCTCATACGAGCTCCCGGCGGTTCATTCATCTGACCGTACACTAGAGCCACTTTGGATTCTGCAATATTTTGTTCATTAATCACCCCAGATTCTTTCATTTCCATGTAAAGATCGTTTCCTTCACGAGTACGTTCACCTACTCCGCCAAATACGGATACACCTCCATGAGCTTTGGCAATATTGTTAATCAATTCCATAATGAGTACTGTTTTACCCACTCCAGCTCCCCCGAATAATCCGATTTTTCCTCCACGGCGATAGGGAGCTAAAAGATCTACTACTTTAATTCCTGTTTCAAAAATAGATAATTTTGTATCTAACTGTATAAAGGCGGGCGCAGATCTATGAATAGGAGATGTTATGCGAGTATCTACAGGACCTAAATTATCAACAGGCTCTCCAAGCACGTTGAAAATTCGTCCGAGAGTCACTCCACCGACCGGAACACTTAGAGGAGCTCCCGTATCAATCACTTCCATTCCTCTCGTTAGACCATCTGTAGCACTCATAGCTACAGCTCTAACTCGATTGTTTCCTAATAATTGCTGTACCTCACAAGTCACATTAATTGGTTGACCCACAGTATCTCGACCCTTAACTACCAGGGCGCTATAAATATTAGGCATCTTGCCCGGTGGAAAGGCTACATCTAGTACCGGACCAATGATTTGAACGATACGCCCCAAGTTTTTTTTTTCAAGCACAGAAGCCCCAGGACCAGAAGTAGTAGGATTGATTTTCATAATAATAAATAAAGTAAAATATGGCGAAATTTTTTTGCGAAAATTATCGAATTCAAAAAATAAATGTCCGATAGCAAGTTGATCGGTTAATTCAATAAGAAAGGGGAGTTAGTACTCAATTTTGTTGGTATCATCCAACCGAATCCAATTCAATTGTTTACTTAATTCAATAAGATAAGAAAATTTGAAAATTCAACCAACCCATTTTCAAAATATCAAGTGAATGAATAAGAATCTTGAGAAAGTCTGTCATTTGTCTATCATTATTAATTATCTATGGATTTCGAACCTGAACTCTATTTCCGATTCATTATTTCTATCTCATTGACCCCTTTTTATGTCTTATTTCAGTATATCAATTTACACCTAGCCTATTCTTTTCTTTCTTTTCGTTTTTTTTTTTTCTTTTTTTTTTTACCTTTTCATAGAGGAATTCCGCATATTTTCACATCTAGGATTTACATATACAACATATATCACTGTCAAGAGGGAATTTCTTATTATTTAAGTATTTCGATTCAAAAAAAGGGGGGGGGTAAAAATAAGAATTAGGTTGCGCCATATATATGAAAGAGTATACAATAATGATGTATTTGGCGAATCAAATACCATGGTCTAAAAATAAAGCACTCGGATTAGTTGATAATATTAGTATTAGTTAAGAAAGCGTTTTGTGAAAGATTCCTGTGAAAAGTTTTATTAATGCCGAATTCATGTCGAGTAGACCTTGTTGTTGTGAGAATTTTTAATTCATGAGTTGTAGGGAGGGATTTATGTCACCACAAACAGAGACTAAAGCAAGTGTTGGATTCAAAGCTGGTGTTAAAGATTACAAATTGACTTATTATACTCCTGAATATGAAACCAAAGATACTGATATCTTGGCAGCATTCCGAGTAACTCCTCAACCTGGAGTTCCACCGGAAGAAGCAGGGGCCGCGGTAGCTGCCGAATCTTCTACTGGTACATGGACAACTGTGTGGACCGATGGACTTACTAGTCTTGATCGTTACAAAGGGCGATGCTACCACATCGAGCCCGTTCCTGGAGAAGAAACTCAATTTATTGCTTATGTAGCTTATCCTTTAGACCTTTTTGAAGAAGGTTCTGTTACTAACATGTTTACTTCCATTGTGGGTAATGTATTTGGGTTCAAAGCCCTGCGCGCTCTACGTCTGGAAGATTTGCGAATCCCTACTGCGTATGTTAAAACTTTCCAAGGACCACCTCATGGTATCCAAGTTGAAAGAGATAAATTGAACAAGTATGGTCGTCCTCTGTTGGGATGTACTATTAAACCCAAATTGGGGTTATCCGCTAAAAACTACGGTAGAGCAGTTTATGAATGTCTCCGCGGTGGACTTGATTTTACCAAAGATGATGAGAACGTGAACTCCCAACCATTTATGCGTTGGAGAGACCGTTTCTTATTTTGTGCCGAAGCAATTTATAAAGCACAGGCTGAAACAGGTGAAATCAAGGGGCATTACTTGAATGCTACTGCAGGTACATGTGAAGAAATGATGAAAAGGGCTATATTTGCCAGAGAATTAGGAGTTCCTATCGTAATGCATGACTATTTAACAGGGGGATTCACTGCAAATACTAGCTTGGCTCATTATTGCCGAGATAATGGCCTACTTCTTCACATCCATCGTGCAATGCATGCAGTTATTGATAGACAGAAGAATCATGGTATGCACTTTCGTGTACTAGCTAAAGCGTTACGTTTGTCTGGTGGAGATCATATTCACGCTGGTACTGTAGTAGGTAAACTTGAAGGGGAAAGAGACATCACTTTGGGCTTTGTTGATTTACTGCGTGATGATTTTATTGAAAAAGATCGAAGCCGCGGTATTTATTTCACTCAAGATTGGGTCTCTCTACCAGGTGTTATACCCGTGGCTTCAGGGGGTATTCATGTTTGGCATATGCCTGCTCTGACCGAGATCTTTGGAGATGATTCTGTACTACAGTTCGGTGGAGGAACTTTAGGACACCCTTGGGGAAATGCACCAGGTGCCGTAGCGAATCGAGTAGCTCTAGAAGCATGTGTACAAGCTCGTAATGAGGGGCGTGATCTTGCTCGTGAGGGTAATGAAATTATCCGTGAGGCTAGCAAATGGAGTCCTGAGCTAGCTGCTGCTTGTGAGGTATGGAAGGAGATCAAATTTGAATTCGAAGCAATGGATACTTTGTAATTCAGTAATTACCGTTCGTTCTCTTAATTGAATTGCAATTAAACTCGGCCCAATCTTTTACTAAAAGGATTGAGCCGAATACAAAAATTCTATTGCATTCATTTTGGATAGATACATACTTATCTAGATATACAAGATTTTAAATTAAATAAAAACTCTAAGACTAAACAACTCAAATGTTTCTATTGTTGTGTTGGATCCACAATTAATCCTATGGATCCTTAGGATTGGTGTATTTTTTTATATCCTGTAGTTTCCATGGATTAAGCTAAGTATCACAACTTTGTTTACCCATCCTGTATATTGTCCTTTTCGTTTTGTATTGTCCTTTACGAAAAAAAAATATTTTTTTAGGAAAGAACAAATCTTTCTTTTTTTTTTTTCAATACGAATTTGACACGACATAGGAGAAAGCACTCTATATATATTTAAAATTGAAAAGGGGTTCCATCATATTCCTATCTAGTGAAGTGCTACCCCGGATTCCCACAAAAGAGAATCATTTTTTCTTCAATACTCACACTCCTTATTAGAACCCTATTGATTCGATTTAGATGTTTATTCTGATAGGAAATAGGATATTCAAATAAATAATTTTTCATCGAATGACTATTCATCTATTGTATTTTCATGCAAATAGGGGGCAAGAAAACTCTATGGAAAAAGGGTGGTTCAATTCGATGTTGTCTAAGAAGGAGTTCGAACACAGGTGCGGGTTAAGTGAATCAAGGGACAGTCTTGGTCCTATTGAAAATAACAGTGAAAGGGAAGATCCGAATATAAATAATAGGAATAAAAACATTCATAGTTGGAGGGATAGGGACAGTTCTAGTTACAGTAATGTTGATAATTTATTCGGCATGAAAGACATTCGTAATTTCATCTCGGATGACACTTTTTTAATTAGGGATAGGAATGGGGACAGTTATTCCATATATTTTGATATTGAAAATCAGATTGTTGAGATTAACAATCATCGTTCTTTTTTGAGTGAACTAGAAAGTTCTTTTTCTCGTTATTGGAATTCGGATTATCTGAATAATGACTCTAAGAGTGACGATACCTACTATGATCGTTACATGTATGATACTCAATATAGTTGGAATAATCACATTAATCGTTGCATTGATAGTTATCTTCATTCTCAAATCTCTATTGATACTACCATTGTAAATGGTACTAACAATTATAGTGACAGTTACATTTATAGTTCCATTTATGGTGAAAGTGAAAATAGTAGTGAAAGTTCCAGTATAAGAACCAGCACGAATGGGAGTGATTTAACTATAAAAAAAGAAAATTCTAATGATCTCGATGTAACTCAAAAATACAAGCATTTGTGGATTCAATGCGAAAATTGTTATGGATTAAATTATAAGAAATTTTTTAAATCAAAAATGAATATTTGTGAGCAGTGTGGATATCATTTGAAAATGGGTAGTTCAGATAGAATCGAACTTTTGATTGATCCAGGCACTTGGGATCCTATGGATGAAGACATGGTCTCTCTGGATCCCATTGAATTTCATTCAGAGGAGGAGCCCTATAAAGATCGTATCGATTCTTATCAAAGAAAGACAGGATTAACTGAGGCTGTTCAAACAGGCATAGGGCAGCTAAATGGTATTCCCGTAGCAATTGGGGTTATGGATTTTCAGTTTATGGGGGGTAGTATGGGATCCGTAGTCGGGGAGAAAATTACCCGTTTGATCGAGTATGCTACCAAAAAATTTCTACCTCTTATTATAGTGTGTGCTTCCGGGGGTGCACGTATGCAAGAAGGAAGTTTGAGTTTGATGCAAATGGCTAAAATATCTTCTGCTTTATATGATTATCAATCAAATAAAAAACTATTTTATGTATCAATCCTTACATCTCCTACTACTGGTGGGGTGACAGCTAGTTTTGGTATGTTGGGGGATATCATTATTGCCGAACCCAATGCCTACATTGCATTTGCGGGTAAAAGAGTAATTGAACAAACATTGAATAAAACAGTCCCTGAAGGTTCACAAGGGGCCGAATATTTATTCCAGAAGGGCTTATTCGATCTAATCGTACCACGTAATCTTTTAAAAAGCGTTTTGAGTGAGTTATTTCAGTTCCACGCGTTCTTTCCTTTGAATCAAAATTCAATCAAGTAGAGTATTAAGTTCAATTCTTTTATTTGTAGTAAACAAGTAGTTAGTTTATCAGAATCCACGTCAAAAATCAAAGTAAAAAGTGAAAGTTGTGGATAATTGTTTTTTACTAAGATTTATGATTACTAATATTACTGATTAGTAATCGGGAAGCCTCTATAAAATGAAAAACAAAAGAGTGAATTCTTTTTTTTTTTTTTTGTTTTGTGAAATTAGGCAACGAAAACGAATTTCATCTTCCCTTTTTACGTATTTATATATTGTATAATTAATTCAAATATAGATATAGAAAATATAGAGTTTTGTATCTTTCTATATCTCCCGAGAATCTCGTTTTGACTAAGAATCCCTATTGGCTATTGGATGGGATTCTAACAAATCTTTCGGTAATTTGTAAAAAACTTTTTCTTTATTAAATTCGAATTAGAAGACAAGAACAAAAGAAGAAAAGAGGAAGAATAATAAAATCGATTATCATACATATCTTTCATGCCGAAAGATGAATAAGTCCATTTATTTAGTTCTACATTCCTTCTTTTATTATACATACTCACTTAGATATATACCTCGATCTATATTAATTAGAATTACAATTTAATAATTTAAATATTGCAATTTAAATTTGAAAATTTCATTTAATAATTAAAATATAAATATAATAATTCGAATCGAATTCATAATTTATTTTTATTTTAGATTATTAGATAGTAATTATCTATGATAAGAATTAATTATAATTATTACAAGATATCTTTATAATAATATAATAATAACAGGTACAAATAGTAAATTGAGGTATTCATTCTATGACAGATTTTAACCTTCCCTCTATTTTTGTGCCTTTAGTAGGCCTAGTATTTCCGGCAATGGCAATGGCTTCTTTATCTCTTCATGTTCAAAAAAACAAGATTGTTTAGATCTGATAGGATC containing:
- the ndhJ gene encoding NADH-plastoquinone oxidoreductase subunit J, encoding MQGRLSAWLVKHGIIHRSLGFDYQGIETLQIKPEDWHSIAVILYVYGYNYLRSQCAYDVAPGGLLASVYHLTRIEDGVDQPEEVCIKVFAPRRNPRIPSVFWVWKSVDFQERESYDMLGISYDNHPRLKRILMPESWIGWPLRKDYIAPNFYEIQDAH
- the ndhK gene encoding NADH-plastoquinone oxidoreductase subunit K — encoded protein: MNSIEFPLLDRITQNSVISTTLNDLSNWSRLSSLWPLLYGTSCCFIEFASLIGSRFDFDRYGLVPRSSPRQADLILTAGTVTMKMAPSLVRLYEQMPEPKYVIAMGACTITGGMFSTDSYSTVRGVDKLIPVDVYLPGCPPKPEAVIDAITKLRKKISREIYEDRIKSQQENRCFTTNHKFHIGRSMNTGNYNQGLLYQPPSTSEIPREIFFKYKSSVSSPELVN
- the ndhC gene encoding NADH-plastoquinone oxidoreductase subunit 3; translation: MFLLYEYDIFWAFLIISSLIPILAFFISGVLAPISKGPEKLSSYESGIEPMGDAWLQFRIRYYMFALVFVVFDVETVFLYPWAMSFDVLGLSVFIEALIFVLILIVGLVYAWRKGALEWS
- the atpE gene encoding ATP synthase CF1 epsilon subunit encodes the protein MTLNLCVLTPNRIVWDSEVKEIILSTNSGQIGVLPNHAPIATAVDIGILRIRLNDQWLRMALMGGFARIGNNDITILVNDAEKSSDIDPQEAQQTLEIAEANLKKAEGKRQIIEANLALRRARTRVEAINGIS
- the atpB gene encoding ATP synthase CF1 beta subunit, with the translated sequence MKINPTTSGPGASVLEKKNLGRIVQIIGPVLDVAFPPGKMPNIYSALVVKGRDTVGQPINVTCEVQQLLGNNRVRAVAMSATDGLTRGMEVIDTGAPLSVPVGGVTLGRIFNVLGEPVDNLGPVDTRITSPIHRSAPAFIQLDTKLSIFETGIKVVDLLAPYRRGGKIGLFGGAGVGKTVLIMELINNIAKAHGGVSVFGGVGERTREGNDLYMEMKESGVINEQNIAESKVALVYGQMNEPPGARMRVGLTALTMAEYFRDVNEQDVLLFIDNIFRFVQAGSEVSALLGRMPSAVGYQPTLSTEMGTLQERITSTKEGSITSIQAVYVPADDLTDPAPATTFAHLDATTVLSRGLAAKGIYPAVDPLDSTSTMLQPRIVGEEHYETAQRVKQTLQRYKELQDIIAILGLDELSEDDRLTVARARKIERFLSQPFFVAEVFTGSPGKYVGLAETIRGFQLILSGELDGLPEQAFYLVGNIDEATAKAMNLEMESNLKK
- the rbcL gene encoding ribulose 1,5-bisphosphate carboxylase/oxygenase, coding for MSPQTETKASVGFKAGVKDYKLTYYTPEYETKDTDILAAFRVTPQPGVPPEEAGAAVAAESSTGTWTTVWTDGLTSLDRYKGRCYHIEPVPGEETQFIAYVAYPLDLFEEGSVTNMFTSIVGNVFGFKALRALRLEDLRIPTAYVKTFQGPPHGIQVERDKLNKYGRPLLGCTIKPKLGLSAKNYGRAVYECLRGGLDFTKDDENVNSQPFMRWRDRFLFCAEAIYKAQAETGEIKGHYLNATAGTCEEMMKRAIFARELGVPIVMHDYLTGGFTANTSLAHYCRDNGLLLHIHRAMHAVIDRQKNHGMHFRVLAKALRLSGGDHIHAGTVVGKLEGERDITLGFVDLLRDDFIEKDRSRGIYFTQDWVSLPGVIPVASGGIHVWHMPALTEIFGDDSVLQFGGGTLGHPWGNAPGAVANRVALEACVQARNEGRDLAREGNEIIREASKWSPELAAACEVWKEIKFEFEAMDTL
- the accD gene encoding acetyl-CoA carboxylase carboxyltransferase beta subunit, which gives rise to MTIHLLYFHANRGQENSMEKGWFNSMLSKKEFEHRCGLSESRDSLGPIENNSEREDPNINNRNKNIHSWRDRDSSSYSNVDNLFGMKDIRNFISDDTFLIRDRNGDSYSIYFDIENQIVEINNHRSFLSELESSFSRYWNSDYLNNDSKSDDTYYDRYMYDTQYSWNNHINRCIDSYLHSQISIDTTIVNGTNNYSDSYIYSSIYGESENSSESSSIRTSTNGSDLTIKKENSNDLDVTQKYKHLWIQCENCYGLNYKKFFKSKMNICEQCGYHLKMGSSDRIELLIDPGTWDPMDEDMVSLDPIEFHSEEEPYKDRIDSYQRKTGLTEAVQTGIGQLNGIPVAIGVMDFQFMGGSMGSVVGEKITRLIEYATKKFLPLIIVCASGGARMQEGSLSLMQMAKISSALYDYQSNKKLFYVSILTSPTTGGVTASFGMLGDIIIAEPNAYIAFAGKRVIEQTLNKTVPEGSQGAEYLFQKGLFDLIVPRNLLKSVLSELFQFHAFFPLNQNSIK
- the psaI gene encoding photosystem I subunit VIII, which codes for MTDFNLPSIFVPLVGLVFPAMAMASLSLHVQKNKIV